Proteins encoded within one genomic window of Halomonas sp. YLGW01:
- a CDS encoding amidoligase family protein translates to MDPQSPPVTTNREGNLRRVGVEIEFACVSPSAAASLVAEQFGGQVIALSPHRWKVEGTRWGDFTIELDAKMVHPDDKVTAAPPSGDDEWARQRHQWHIELHTRSRELLGDVVAGLVPTEIVCPPMPWNELAELDAVFDALRRHGAKGTDDSLLYGFGLHLNPEVPGTDVDSLLAHLRAYLLLAPWLRDQIDIDITREVLPHANPFPKAYALKVLDPAYAPDLDTLIGDYLHDNPTRNRELDLLPLFAWLRPDYPDALLKNALVKPRPTFHYRLPNAHLSAKNWGSVVEWNRWLTVERLAADPERLAERTHEYLTHHARSPMSRWLERLRHWMKDE, encoded by the coding sequence ATGGATCCGCAATCGCCCCCTGTTACCACTAACCGGGAAGGCAATCTCCGCCGCGTCGGCGTCGAGATCGAATTCGCCTGCGTCTCTCCATCGGCGGCGGCGAGCCTGGTGGCCGAGCAATTCGGTGGCCAGGTCATCGCCCTCAGCCCCCATCGCTGGAAGGTGGAAGGCACACGCTGGGGTGACTTCACCATCGAGCTCGATGCCAAGATGGTGCACCCGGATGACAAGGTGACCGCCGCTCCACCGAGTGGCGATGATGAATGGGCCCGTCAGCGTCATCAATGGCACATCGAGCTGCATACCCGCTCCCGGGAACTGCTGGGCGACGTGGTGGCCGGCCTGGTGCCGACCGAGATCGTCTGCCCGCCGATGCCCTGGAATGAACTCGCCGAGCTCGATGCGGTGTTCGATGCGCTGCGCCGCCATGGCGCCAAGGGCACCGACGATAGCCTGCTCTACGGGTTCGGGCTGCACCTCAACCCCGAGGTGCCGGGCACCGATGTCGACAGCCTGCTCGCCCACCTGCGCGCCTACCTGCTGCTGGCGCCCTGGCTGCGTGACCAGATCGACATCGACATCACCCGGGAAGTGCTGCCCCATGCCAACCCCTTCCCCAAGGCCTATGCCCTCAAGGTGCTCGATCCGGCCTATGCCCCGGATCTCGACACCCTGATCGGCGACTACCTGCACGACAACCCGACCCGTAACCGGGAACTCGACCTGTTGCCGCTGTTCGCCTGGCTGCGGCCGGACTATCCCGATGCCCTGCTCAAGAACGCGCTGGTCAAGCCGCGGCCGACCTTTCACTACCGGCTGCCCAATGCCCACCTGTCAGCAAAGAACTGGGGCTCGGTGGTGGAATGGAACCGCTGGCTCACCGTGGAGCGCCTCGCCGCCGACCCCGAGCGGCTGGCGGAGCGCACCCACGAATATCTCACCCATCATGCCCGCTCGCCCATGTCGCGCTGGCTTGAGCGGCTCAGGCACTGGATGAAGGACGAATGA
- a CDS encoding NupC/NupG family nucleoside CNT transporter encodes MTILMSLVGMATLILIALVFSTNRRAIRLRTVGGAFAIQAGIGAFVLYVPFGQAVLETISDAVSQVVTYANDGIDFLFGGLADPSSVGFIFAIKVLPVIIFFSSLIAVLYYLGIMQWVIRLLGGALQKVLGTSRTESLSATANIFVGQTEAPLVVRPFINNMTASQLFAVMCGGLASVAGSVLAGYAALGIPMEYLVAASFMAAPGGLLFAKLLMPETETPKDDDADTIQHIEDEDKPANVLDAAASGASSGMRLAANVGAMLLAFIGLIALVNGILGGVGDWFGLEALSLEQLLGWLFSPLAFLLGIPWEEATLAGSFIGQKLVVNEFVAYINLAPYIEGEQLVAATGAAMSAHTVAILSFALCGFANLSSIAILLGGLGSLAPGRRHEIARFGVKAVLAGTLSNLMSATIAGFFIALAAG; translated from the coding sequence ATGACCATACTCATGAGCCTGGTGGGGATGGCGACGCTCATCCTGATCGCCCTCGTGTTTTCCACCAACCGACGCGCCATCCGCCTGCGTACCGTGGGTGGCGCCTTCGCCATCCAGGCCGGCATCGGCGCCTTCGTGCTGTACGTGCCCTTCGGCCAGGCGGTGCTCGAGACCATCTCCGATGCGGTCAGCCAGGTGGTGACCTATGCCAACGACGGCATCGACTTCCTGTTCGGCGGGCTGGCCGACCCATCCTCGGTGGGCTTCATCTTCGCCATCAAGGTCCTGCCGGTGATCATCTTCTTCTCGTCGCTGATCGCGGTGCTCTACTACCTGGGCATCATGCAGTGGGTGATTCGCCTGCTCGGCGGCGCACTGCAGAAGGTGCTCGGCACCTCGCGCACCGAGTCGCTGTCGGCCACCGCCAACATCTTCGTCGGCCAGACCGAAGCCCCGCTGGTGGTGCGTCCCTTCATCAATAACATGACCGCCTCACAGCTGTTCGCGGTGATGTGCGGCGGCCTGGCCTCGGTGGCCGGCTCGGTGCTGGCCGGCTACGCGGCGCTGGGCATTCCCATGGAATACCTGGTGGCGGCCTCCTTCATGGCGGCACCGGGCGGCCTGCTCTTCGCCAAGCTGCTGATGCCGGAGACCGAAACGCCCAAGGACGACGACGCCGACACCATCCAGCACATCGAGGACGAGGACAAGCCCGCCAACGTGCTGGACGCCGCCGCCTCCGGCGCCAGCTCCGGGATGCGCCTGGCCGCCAACGTCGGCGCCATGCTGCTGGCCTTCATCGGCCTGATCGCGCTGGTCAACGGCATCCTCGGCGGCGTCGGCGACTGGTTCGGCCTGGAAGCACTGAGCCTCGAGCAACTGCTGGGCTGGCTGTTCTCGCCGCTGGCCTTCCTGCTCGGCATCCCCTGGGAGGAAGCCACCCTGGCCGGCTCCTTCATCGGCCAGAAGCTGGTGGTCAACGAGTTCGTCGCCTACATCAACCTGGCGCCCTACATCGAGGGCGAACAGCTGGTTGCCGCCACCGGTGCGGCGATGTCGGCGCACACCGTGGCGATCCTGTCCTTCGCCCTGTGCGGCTTCGCCAACCTGTCCTCGATCGCCATCCTGCTTGGCGGCCTAGGCAGCCTGGCCCCGGGACGGCGCCACGAGATCGCCCGCTTCGGCGTGAAGGCGGTACTGGCCGGTACCCTCTCCAACCTGATGTCGGCGACCATCGCAGGGTTCTTCATCGCCCTGGCCGCCGGCTAG
- a CDS encoding mechanosensitive ion channel family protein, translating into MLEPSSRPSPASQWLIRGLLALMVMLLLPSLAQGQASGLGLSGLAGESSGSQPPPRAVVESLDTVIATLENAERRGALLEELKALRTSTAEVEGGRAEAGPQGLLGALADTFNELGEQAEDGQSPLNLWHQRLIQAWQDAGELVRNAGNVELLRLAVEAAVMLSVWVGLLLSLMALARLMMGRFGLPLELPREPKAWLLGVHFLRRLLPWAVAFAIMLAMAQLVEPNAAVSLALVTAYVSLCGRLLASSCEVVFSAFTRGHRYVAVRSLRTRALKRLFLIGALMALGDALDASRLTIQLGEDLASFLSIVTNLLAALMSGVFILRFKQPIKHLIRHRPYSQRKVQSTTNDVIRVLGGLWHVPALLMVGVSLVALVVTVGDAGEALPRAIGTAALLILTLVITGLLRRYGDTLERRKRISQYRRRLERFGYTLSHMLCWAAFAELSMRIWGGSLLGVGQEAAGARIGQALIGIGFTVLVAWLAWIFADTAIQRALSKSGRSRGRRVNSARAQTITPLIRNVVFTTIVVIASIVALANLGVNVTPLLAGAGVIGLAIGFGAQTLVQDLITGIFILIEDSLAIDDFVDLGGHLGTVEGLTLRTVRLRDLDGIVHTITFSQIKSIHNMSRQFGIALMRLRIPHAMKIDDAISLVREVADDLRQDPLMRHHIWSTLEMQGIERFEEGAAVLRMRMRTAPVMQWDVARAFNLRFKQRLEADGLELAMPRLSLQMEGRSGDALYDQASEMNQEGERDGSASGRDVLGRSVGEAGRAAAPGAPRTQGSPGAG; encoded by the coding sequence ATGCTCGAGCCTTCATCACGTCCTTCGCCTGCCAGCCAGTGGCTGATCCGGGGGCTCTTGGCCCTGATGGTCATGCTGTTGTTGCCGTCGCTGGCGCAGGGGCAGGCATCGGGGCTGGGGCTCTCCGGGCTCGCCGGGGAGTCGTCCGGTAGCCAGCCGCCCCCCCGGGCGGTGGTGGAGTCGCTGGATACCGTGATCGCAACGCTCGAGAATGCCGAGCGACGCGGCGCGCTGCTGGAAGAGCTGAAGGCGCTGCGCACCAGCACCGCTGAGGTCGAAGGAGGCCGCGCCGAGGCCGGCCCACAGGGACTTCTGGGCGCCCTGGCGGATACCTTCAACGAGCTGGGGGAGCAGGCCGAAGACGGCCAGTCGCCGCTGAACCTGTGGCATCAGCGCCTGATCCAGGCCTGGCAGGATGCGGGCGAGCTGGTCCGCAATGCGGGCAATGTCGAGCTGCTGCGCCTGGCCGTGGAGGCCGCGGTGATGCTGTCGGTGTGGGTCGGCCTGCTGCTTTCGCTGATGGCCCTGGCCAGGCTGATGATGGGCCGCTTTGGCCTGCCCCTGGAGCTGCCGCGAGAGCCGAAGGCCTGGCTGCTCGGCGTGCACTTCCTGCGCCGCCTGCTGCCCTGGGCGGTGGCCTTCGCCATCATGCTGGCGATGGCGCAGCTCGTCGAGCCCAATGCGGCCGTCAGCCTGGCGCTGGTCACCGCCTATGTCTCGCTGTGTGGTCGCCTGCTGGCCTCGAGCTGCGAGGTGGTGTTCTCGGCCTTCACCCGTGGGCATCGTTATGTGGCTGTGCGCTCGCTCAGGACTCGAGCACTCAAGCGGCTGTTCCTGATCGGGGCGCTGATGGCGCTCGGGGATGCACTGGATGCCTCGCGCTTGACGATCCAGCTGGGGGAGGACCTGGCCTCCTTCCTGTCGATCGTCACCAACCTGCTGGCCGCGCTGATGAGCGGGGTCTTCATCCTGCGCTTCAAGCAGCCGATCAAGCACCTGATTCGTCACCGCCCCTATTCGCAGCGCAAGGTCCAGAGCACCACCAATGACGTGATCCGGGTGCTCGGTGGCCTGTGGCATGTGCCGGCGCTGCTGATGGTGGGCGTCTCGCTGGTGGCGCTGGTGGTGACGGTAGGCGATGCCGGCGAGGCCCTGCCTCGGGCGATCGGTACCGCGGCGCTGCTGATCCTGACCCTGGTGATCACCGGCCTGCTCAGGCGCTACGGCGATACCCTGGAGCGACGCAAGCGGATCTCGCAGTATCGCCGGCGCCTGGAGCGCTTCGGCTACACCCTGTCGCACATGCTGTGCTGGGCGGCCTTTGCCGAATTGTCGATGCGAATCTGGGGCGGCTCGTTACTGGGCGTCGGGCAGGAGGCCGCCGGGGCACGGATCGGCCAGGCGCTGATCGGCATCGGCTTCACGGTGCTGGTGGCCTGGCTGGCCTGGATCTTTGCCGACACCGCCATCCAGCGGGCCTTGTCGAAATCGGGTCGCTCTCGCGGTCGCCGCGTCAACAGCGCCCGGGCCCAGACCATCACGCCGCTGATCCGCAACGTGGTCTTCACCACCATCGTGGTGATCGCCTCGATCGTGGCCCTGGCCAATCTGGGGGTCAATGTGACGCCGCTGCTGGCCGGTGCCGGCGTGATCGGCCTGGCGATCGGCTTCGGTGCCCAGACGCTGGTGCAGGACCTGATTACCGGCATCTTCATCCTGATCGAGGACTCGCTGGCCATCGATGACTTCGTCGATCTGGGCGGCCATCTCGGCACCGTCGAGGGGCTGACCCTGCGCACCGTGCGGCTGCGCGACCTGGACGGCATCGTGCATACCATCACCTTCAGCCAGATCAAGTCGATCCACAACATGTCGCGCCAGTTCGGGATCGCCCTGATGCGCCTGCGCATTCCCCACGCCATGAAGATCGACGATGCCATCAGCCTGGTGCGCGAGGTCGCCGACGACCTACGCCAGGATCCCCTGATGCGCCATCACATCTGGTCGACGCTGGAGATGCAGGGCATCGAACGCTTCGAGGAGGGGGCGGCGGTACTGCGGATGCGGATGCGCACCGCGCCGGTGATGCAGTGGGACGTGGCCCGCGCCTTCAACCTGCGCTTCAAGCAGCGCCTGGAAGCGGATGGCCTTGAGCTCGCCATGCCGCGCCTGAGCCTGCAGATGGAAGGCCGGAGCGGTGATGCCCTGTACGACCAGGCATCTGAGATGAACCAAGAGGGGGAGCGCGACGGCTCGGCGTCGGGGCGTGATGTGCTGGGACGTTCCGTCGGCGAGGCGGGACGGGCGGCGGCGCCGGGCGCCCCTCGCACCCAGGGCTCACCCGGGGCGGGCTAG
- a CDS encoding OsmC family protein yields MSIKKQGSAEWQGSLKKGKGTVSTESGALSSVPYGFQQRFEGQAGSNPEELIGAAHASCFSMAFSMMLGEAGLEPESIKTEATVSLDQDDSGFTISAVHLDCVAKVPGADQATFDDAANKAKAGCPVSKLFNAKISLDARLEG; encoded by the coding sequence ATGAGCATCAAGAAGCAGGGTTCCGCTGAATGGCAAGGTAGTCTGAAAAAGGGCAAGGGCACGGTCTCGACCGAAAGCGGGGCGCTATCATCCGTCCCCTACGGCTTCCAGCAGCGCTTCGAGGGCCAGGCCGGCAGTAACCCCGAAGAGCTGATCGGTGCCGCCCACGCCAGCTGTTTCTCCATGGCCTTCTCGATGATGCTGGGCGAGGCCGGGCTCGAGCCCGAGAGCATCAAGACCGAGGCCACCGTGAGCCTCGATCAAGACGACAGCGGCTTCACCATCTCCGCCGTGCACTTAGACTGCGTGGCCAAGGTTCCCGGTGCCGATCAGGCGACCTTCGACGATGCCGCCAACAAGGCCAAGGCAGGCTGCCCGGTCTCCAAGCTGTTCAATGCCAAGATCAGCCTGGACGCTCGCCTGGAAGGTTAA
- the cdd gene encoding cytidine deaminase → MNHHRSPCHMPDDTSTLDASLRARLIATRDRAYVPYSRHPVGAALETPEGDWFLGCNVEIANYKGLCAEASAIAAMVSAGTQQIATLYVIGPGEHLCTPCGDCRQRIREFASPSTRIHVLDAGGQVLKSYDMETLLPDSFGPENIGKPSPMTA, encoded by the coding sequence ATGAACCACCACCGGAGTCCCTGCCACATGCCAGACGACACCTCCACGCTCGATGCCTCGCTGCGCGCCCGATTGATCGCTACACGCGACCGGGCCTATGTGCCCTACTCCCGGCACCCGGTGGGGGCGGCCCTTGAGACCCCCGAGGGCGACTGGTTCCTGGGCTGCAATGTCGAGATCGCCAACTACAAGGGGCTGTGCGCCGAGGCCTCGGCGATCGCCGCCATGGTCTCCGCCGGCACCCAGCAGATCGCCACGCTTTACGTGATTGGCCCGGGCGAGCACCTGTGCACCCCCTGCGGCGACTGTCGCCAGCGCATTCGCGAGTTCGCCTCCCCGTCCACACGCATTCATGTGCTGGACGCCGGTGGCCAAGTGCTGAAGAGCTACGACATGGAAACCCTGCTGCCGGACTCCTTCGGCCCGGAGAACATCGGCAAGCCCTCGCCGATGACCGCCTGA
- a CDS encoding DnaJ domain-containing protein, protein MPSGRFNPFETLLLTSRSQADTAGLMLLAWVMACRGPLDERQRACLETLADECRHGHDLAPIFALADRQDFDAIQLAAEVMQKDRGGAQAYPFLRQAIALCVAEGEPSIAQHHVLRFLADLLGVAPAAFATLYGEQAGRPYAVPEDPSRRDYWLAREDRRQQEAARQRAQEERHREQEAARQREQEARRRREQDRQRQERARQERDKQERDKQERDRQERADRDRADRERARRENARQEQARQERARQQYQHRHREEAGHHRHRTQSPPHDAQARRALAVLGLSPGANRGEIRRAYRRMAQTHHPDRFFAEGEARMATASRRFQRIKNAYDYLMRAS, encoded by the coding sequence ATGCCCAGCGGTCGCTTCAACCCCTTCGAAACCCTCCTGCTGACCAGTCGCAGCCAGGCCGATACGGCCGGGCTGATGCTGCTCGCCTGGGTGATGGCATGCCGAGGCCCCCTGGACGAGAGGCAGCGCGCCTGTCTCGAGACGCTGGCTGATGAGTGCCGACACGGCCACGACCTGGCGCCGATCTTCGCCCTGGCCGATCGTCAGGACTTCGATGCCATCCAACTCGCCGCCGAGGTCATGCAGAAGGATCGCGGCGGCGCACAGGCCTACCCCTTCCTGCGTCAGGCGATTGCCCTCTGCGTCGCCGAGGGCGAGCCGAGCATCGCCCAGCATCATGTGCTGCGCTTTCTCGCCGACCTGCTGGGCGTGGCCCCCGCCGCCTTCGCGACTCTCTACGGCGAACAGGCCGGACGGCCCTATGCCGTGCCCGAGGATCCCAGCCGGCGCGACTACTGGCTGGCCAGGGAGGACAGGCGTCAGCAAGAAGCGGCTCGCCAGCGCGCACAGGAAGAGCGTCACCGCGAGCAGGAGGCGGCCCGGCAACGCGAGCAGGAGGCACGACGCCGGCGCGAACAAGACAGGCAACGCCAGGAAAGGGCGCGCCAAGAGCGGGATAAACAGGAACGGGATAAACAGGAGCGGGACAGACAGGAAAGGGCTGATCGGGACAGGGCTGATCGCGAAAGAGCACGAAGGGAAAACGCCCGCCAGGAGCAGGCCAGGCAAGAGCGAGCCCGACAGCAATACCAGCATCGGCACCGCGAGGAGGCAGGTCATCACCGCCACCGGACGCAGTCCCCTCCCCACGATGCGCAGGCCCGGCGGGCCCTGGCGGTACTCGGCCTGTCCCCGGGCGCCAACCGCGGCGAGATTCGACGCGCCTACCGCCGAATGGCCCAGACGCACCATCCCGACCGTTTCTTCGCCGAGGGCGAGGCACGCATGGCCACCGCCTCGCGGCGCTTTCAGCGGATCAAGAACGCCTATGATTATCTGATGCGAGCGAGCTGA
- a CDS encoding type 1 glutamine amidotransferase, translating to MTRPLIGITTSDDKSRLAWAFDWLAVWRHGGRPLRLSPSRPVPKTLDGLIIGGGDDIEAHLYGGEVQLDVRVDPERDALELDLLERFIPSRCPVLGICRGAQLINVYLGGTLDSDIYTTYQDLKRRRTVLPRKTVDIVADSKLHRILEVSWCRINSLHHQAVQEAGRGIEIVARDRDGLVQGIESKEHDFLIGVQWHPEWLIFNRPQQRLIRALVDAAC from the coding sequence ATGACCCGACCGCTGATCGGCATCACCACCTCCGATGACAAGAGCCGCCTCGCCTGGGCCTTCGACTGGCTGGCCGTGTGGCGCCATGGCGGGCGCCCGCTGCGGCTGTCGCCGTCACGCCCGGTGCCCAAGACCCTGGACGGTCTGATCATCGGCGGCGGCGATGACATCGAGGCGCACCTCTACGGCGGCGAGGTGCAGCTCGATGTGCGCGTCGACCCCGAGCGCGACGCCCTGGAGCTCGACCTGCTCGAGCGCTTCATCCCCAGTCGCTGCCCGGTGCTCGGCATCTGCCGTGGTGCCCAGCTGATCAACGTATATCTCGGCGGCACCCTGGACAGCGACATCTACACCACCTATCAGGACCTCAAGCGCCGGCGCACCGTGCTACCCCGCAAGACCGTCGATATCGTCGCCGACAGCAAGCTGCATCGCATCCTCGAGGTCAGCTGGTGTCGCATCAACAGCCTGCACCACCAGGCCGTGCAGGAGGCCGGCCGCGGCATCGAGATCGTCGCCCGGGACCGGGACGGCCTGGTACAGGGCATCGAATCGAAGGAGCACGACTTCCTGATCGGCGTGCAATGGCATCCCGAGTGGCTGATCTTCAACCGCCCCCAACAACGGCTGATCCGCGCCCTGGTCGACGCCGCCTGCTGA
- the amt gene encoding ammonium transporter — MDVPLLDMLWVLWGAMLVFVMQAGFLCLESGVTRGKNAINVAMKNLADFTVTVAAFWLLGFGLMFGDSIAGLVGGSHFLPRMAVGNDAWLASFFLFEAMFCATATTIVSGAVAERMPFLAYLLITLLVGVLIYPVFGHWVWASALGEYSGWLEARGFVDFAGSTVVHSLGGWVALVAVLRIGPRHGRFVDGQPTTPVPASNLPLAMLGVLLLFLGWFGFNGGSTMAFDERVPGVLVNTVMGAVGGVLSGMLVGWRLRRYAEVNYAMNGAIAGLVAITAGAHALTAEQSLVVGAASGVLMVISSEGLLRWRIDDAVGAIPAHLVAGIWGTLAVGLLGDLELLGTGLSRWQQVEAQLLGIVACALWGGGSAWLLLMLTGRLMALRVSPEAEQLGLNVAEHGARSELFDLLEAMRRHERSGNVKGRVAADPFTEVGEIAASYNRVSEALEKAMARTQVLVQNLRDGLVTWRADGTLTSLNPGAEKLFGIHAVEIVGQPLQRLVAGTPPLPGQRREIRVNDPVEGARYLELQFSEGAADSDAECAALVRDVTERRRVQDQLHRERDLAQVTLASIGDGVITTDEGGLIRFINREGQRLTGWSHREALGQPIGKVYQLIDELTGRAIANPARRVLSDGKPIVASASHLLKVENADPCPVQNSAAPIRARNGCIVGAVVVFQDVSETRDLSRRLNHQANHDALTGMANRRCFEVALSKLVEREKGQHVLCYLDLDQFKVVNDTCGHMAGDELLRQVGALLREHLRTSDLVARLGGDEFGIVYYDCLLDKAQTLAEGLREAIDDFRFAWEGRTFSIGVSIGLVGISGACSLSDVLSAADAACYAAKEAGRNRIHVYQADDSVLMERHGALQWVPRLQAALDEDRLRLFAQSIVPVGRPGESRHHEILVRIQEGDRLITPGTFMPAAERYNLMPRIDRWVISNVLAWLSDRHQSVEVCGLWAVNLSGASLSDERFCEELVERVASAALPAGTLCFEITESTAIAQLSRVTELIWRLKELGCKFALDDFGAGLSSFGYLKQLPVDFLKIDGCFIRDIDSDSIDRAMVEAINTVGHTLGLQTIAEFVENEAIMSQLELLGIDYAQGYLINRPRPLEAQGEVRVMPR; from the coding sequence ATGGATGTCCCGCTACTGGATATGCTGTGGGTGCTATGGGGCGCCATGCTGGTCTTTGTCATGCAGGCCGGCTTCCTGTGCCTCGAGTCGGGCGTCACGCGTGGCAAGAATGCCATCAATGTGGCGATGAAGAATCTCGCCGATTTTACGGTCACCGTGGCTGCTTTCTGGCTGCTTGGCTTCGGCCTGATGTTCGGCGACAGCATCGCTGGTCTTGTCGGCGGTTCGCATTTTTTGCCGCGGATGGCGGTCGGGAACGATGCCTGGCTTGCCAGTTTCTTCCTGTTCGAGGCGATGTTCTGCGCCACTGCCACCACCATCGTCTCCGGTGCAGTGGCAGAGCGCATGCCGTTTCTTGCCTATTTGCTGATCACTTTATTGGTCGGTGTGCTCATCTACCCCGTGTTCGGTCACTGGGTCTGGGCCAGCGCGCTGGGTGAGTATTCGGGCTGGCTAGAGGCGCGTGGCTTCGTCGACTTTGCCGGTTCGACGGTAGTGCACAGCCTGGGAGGATGGGTGGCGCTGGTTGCCGTGCTGCGTATCGGGCCTCGTCACGGGCGGTTCGTCGACGGCCAGCCGACCACGCCGGTGCCTGCCAGCAACCTGCCGCTGGCAATGCTGGGTGTGCTGCTGCTGTTTCTAGGCTGGTTCGGCTTCAATGGCGGTAGCACCATGGCGTTCGACGAGCGGGTCCCCGGTGTGCTTGTGAATACTGTGATGGGTGCGGTTGGTGGCGTGCTCTCGGGCATGCTGGTGGGGTGGCGGCTACGCCGCTATGCCGAAGTGAACTATGCCATGAACGGTGCCATAGCCGGGTTGGTGGCGATCACCGCTGGGGCGCATGCGCTGACTGCCGAGCAGTCGCTGGTGGTCGGTGCGGCCAGCGGTGTCTTGATGGTCATCAGCAGCGAGGGACTACTGCGCTGGCGCATTGATGACGCTGTGGGGGCGATCCCCGCCCACCTGGTGGCGGGGATCTGGGGCACGCTGGCGGTCGGCCTGCTAGGTGATCTCGAGTTGCTGGGCACTGGGCTATCGCGCTGGCAGCAGGTCGAGGCGCAATTGCTGGGAATCGTGGCCTGCGCACTGTGGGGCGGCGGCAGTGCCTGGCTGTTGCTGATGCTGACCGGCCGGTTGATGGCGCTGCGAGTCTCGCCCGAGGCGGAGCAGTTGGGGCTCAATGTGGCCGAGCACGGTGCCCGCAGCGAGCTCTTCGATCTGCTTGAAGCGATGCGCCGCCATGAGCGCAGCGGCAATGTGAAAGGGCGCGTCGCCGCCGACCCTTTTACCGAGGTGGGGGAGATTGCGGCCAGCTACAATCGCGTGTCGGAGGCGTTGGAAAAGGCCATGGCACGAACCCAGGTGCTGGTGCAGAACTTGCGTGACGGGCTGGTGACGTGGCGTGCCGATGGAACTTTGACCAGCCTCAACCCTGGCGCGGAGAAGCTATTTGGAATCCATGCCGTGGAGATCGTCGGTCAGCCGCTTCAGCGCCTGGTCGCCGGTACACCGCCGCTGCCCGGGCAGCGGCGAGAGATACGTGTCAACGACCCCGTAGAGGGAGCTCGCTACCTGGAGTTGCAGTTCAGCGAGGGCGCCGCGGACTCGGACGCCGAGTGCGCGGCGCTAGTGCGTGATGTCACCGAGCGCCGGCGCGTCCAGGATCAGTTGCATCGTGAGCGCGACCTGGCCCAGGTCACGCTGGCCTCGATCGGTGACGGGGTGATTACCACCGATGAAGGTGGGCTGATTCGCTTCATCAATCGTGAGGGGCAACGCCTGACCGGTTGGAGCCATCGGGAAGCGCTTGGCCAGCCGATCGGCAAGGTTTACCAGCTGATCGACGAGCTGACCGGCAGGGCGATCGCCAACCCGGCGCGACGGGTACTCAGCGACGGCAAGCCTATCGTCGCTTCGGCCTCGCACCTGCTGAAAGTGGAAAACGCCGACCCCTGCCCGGTGCAGAATTCTGCCGCTCCCATCCGCGCCCGCAACGGCTGCATTGTCGGCGCGGTTGTGGTCTTCCAGGATGTCTCTGAGACCCGTGATCTGTCACGCAGGCTCAATCATCAGGCCAATCATGATGCCCTCACCGGAATGGCCAACCGGCGGTGCTTCGAAGTGGCGTTGAGCAAACTGGTTGAGCGCGAAAAAGGGCAGCATGTCCTGTGCTATCTCGATCTCGACCAGTTCAAGGTGGTCAACGATACCTGCGGTCACATGGCCGGTGACGAACTGCTGCGCCAAGTGGGCGCACTGTTGCGCGAACACCTGAGAACGTCGGATCTGGTCGCCCGGCTGGGCGGCGATGAGTTTGGCATCGTCTACTACGATTGCCTGCTGGACAAGGCTCAGACACTTGCAGAAGGCCTGCGCGAGGCGATCGATGATTTCCGCTTTGCCTGGGAGGGTCGGACTTTCTCGATCGGTGTCAGCATCGGCTTGGTCGGCATCTCGGGTGCGTGCTCACTGAGCGATGTGCTGAGCGCAGCGGATGCGGCGTGCTATGCAGCCAAGGAGGCGGGGCGCAATCGTATTCATGTCTACCAGGCGGACGATAGCGTGCTGATGGAGCGTCATGGCGCATTGCAATGGGTGCCACGGCTACAGGCGGCGCTCGACGAGGATCGACTGCGGTTGTTCGCTCAGTCGATCGTCCCGGTCGGCCGGCCCGGCGAGTCGCGCCACCACGAGATCCTGGTGCGTATCCAGGAAGGCGACCGACTGATCACGCCGGGGACCTTCATGCCCGCTGCCGAGCGCTACAATTTGATGCCTCGGATCGATCGTTGGGTGATCAGTAATGTCCTGGCATGGTTGTCCGACAGGCATCAATCAGTTGAAGTGTGTGGCTTGTGGGCGGTCAATCTCTCCGGGGCGTCGCTATCCGATGAGCGCTTCTGCGAAGAATTGGTCGAGCGAGTCGCCAGTGCGGCGCTACCGGCAGGCACGCTGTGCTTCGAGATCACCGAGAGTACGGCGATCGCTCAACTATCCCGAGTTACCGAGCTGATCTGGCGGCTCAAGGAGCTTGGGTGCAAGTTCGCGCTCGATGACTTCGGTGCCGGGCTGTCGTCGTTCGGTTATCTCAAGCAGTTGCCGGTGGATTTTCTCAAGATCGACGGTTGCTTCATACGCGACATCGACAGCGATTCTATCGACCGGGCGATGGTCGAGGCGATCAATACTGTCGGCCACACCCTCGGCCTGCAAACCATCGCCGAATTCGTCGAAAATGAGGCGATCATGAGCCAGCTCGAACTTCTGGGGATCGATTATGCCCAGGGTTACCTAATCAACCGGCCCCGCCCACTGGAGGCGCAGGGTGAGGTGAGGGTGATGCCGCGCTAG